Proteins encoded by one window of Desulfovibrio ferrophilus:
- a CDS encoding response regulator, producing MTNPERNQYRIMVVDDEAVIITQLEELLTTLGYDVVCKASTGDDAVRLARELRPDLVLMDIVMPGEKDGITACGEIQDKMDIPVILLTAYGDDAHVDRAKVVHPYGYILKPSQNDQIKAVIEIVLEKKAMERNLDDMMVGFRSQAEDRELQLKEIHHRIKNNLNMICGLLALQSMHIENEACVEALKAVRSRVVSIAKVHEKLYSSEHLDTIAARDYFESLTDSLLRSYVFPPGVELKLDCEEMELEPDKVMPVGLIVTEFLTNSLKYAFPEGGPGTISIVFSKVVGNYELVVMDDGVGLADDVDLNHPKSLGLELVRGLVAQVGGTLELSRSGGTRFTVRIPT from the coding sequence ATGACGAACCCCGAGCGGAACCAATACAGAATCATGGTCGTTGATGACGAAGCTGTCATCATTACGCAATTGGAAGAATTGCTGACGACTCTGGGCTACGATGTTGTCTGCAAGGCCTCCACGGGCGATGATGCCGTGCGTCTGGCACGAGAGCTGCGGCCGGACCTGGTGCTGATGGATATCGTGATGCCGGGTGAAAAGGATGGAATCACCGCCTGTGGCGAGATTCAGGATAAGATGGATATTCCGGTGATCCTGCTCACCGCCTATGGCGATGATGCTCATGTTGATCGGGCCAAGGTTGTTCATCCCTATGGTTATATCTTGAAGCCCAGCCAGAATGATCAGATCAAAGCCGTGATTGAGATTGTCCTCGAGAAAAAAGCCATGGAGCGCAACCTCGACGACATGATGGTCGGTTTCCGTTCTCAGGCCGAGGACCGGGAGCTGCAGCTCAAGGAAATTCATCATCGCATCAAGAACAATCTGAATATGATTTGCGGACTGCTGGCTCTGCAATCCATGCATATCGAGAATGAAGCCTGCGTGGAGGCTCTGAAGGCCGTGCGCAGTCGCGTGGTCTCCATCGCCAAGGTTCATGAGAAGCTCTACAGTTCGGAACATCTTGATACAATCGCCGCCAGGGATTATTTTGAAAGCCTGACGGATTCATTGTTGCGGTCCTATGTTTTTCCTCCGGGAGTGGAGTTGAAACTGGATTGCGAGGAGATGGAATTGGAGCCGGACAAGGTCATGCCTGTGGGCCTGATCGTGACTGAATTTTTGACCAACTCGTTGAAATACGCCTTCCCCGAAGGAGGTCCGGGTACCATTTCCATTGTATTCAGCAAGGTCGTAGGCAACTACGAATTGGTGGTCATGGATGATGGTGTGGGCCTGGCCGACGATGTGGACCTGAACCATCCCAAGTCTCTTGGGTTGGAACTGGTCCGCGGATTGGTCGCCCAGGTTGGCGGGACCCTTGAACTGTCTCGTTCCGGTGGTACCCGCTTTACGGTTCGCATTCCCACCTAG
- a CDS encoding mechanosensitive ion channel family protein, with the protein MQQQPFSLEAFIAWGLELPLQAWKWLTVGSGAMQAAVVLGVVLLGWLLALPLKQAVRARFPGGMEGDLPLPRLARTLVRALPAMVSALLAAAAREGLKLSGYGGVLLDSVLTLLVVSSVIILGSSIIRSRFWRRCFATLAVIAATLHVLGILGPVMQVLDSVGFDLGGTRVTLLVLAKAALLLLIFFRLGGMASIFVERRLEGVSELTPSTRVLLSKTARISFYVLATLLALNSVGIDLTALTVFSGAIGVGVGFGLRNVFANLISGLILLMDKSIKPGDVIEIGGVYGWITELRGRFVSVVTRDGKEYLIPNEDLITSQVVNWSFSDSNVRLKVPVGVSYGTDIKRALKLMEQAVQGLPRVLLSPAPVALFLEFGDSSLNLELRVWIKDPQNGVANITSAINVAILDVFRAEGIQIPFPQRDVHIISE; encoded by the coding sequence ATGCAACAGCAGCCCTTTTCGCTGGAAGCTTTCATCGCTTGGGGATTGGAGTTGCCGTTGCAGGCCTGGAAATGGCTGACAGTGGGCAGTGGCGCGATGCAGGCTGCTGTGGTGCTCGGGGTTGTGCTTCTTGGGTGGCTGCTGGCTTTGCCGCTCAAGCAGGCTGTGCGGGCGCGGTTCCCCGGAGGCATGGAAGGTGATTTGCCATTGCCCCGGCTTGCGCGAACCCTGGTGCGTGCCTTGCCGGCCATGGTCAGTGCTTTACTGGCGGCTGCCGCTCGCGAGGGGCTCAAACTCTCAGGTTACGGAGGGGTGCTACTGGATTCGGTGCTGACGCTGCTGGTCGTCTCTTCCGTGATTATTCTTGGCTCCTCAATTATTCGTTCTCGATTCTGGCGACGTTGCTTTGCCACTCTTGCCGTGATTGCTGCGACCCTGCATGTGTTGGGAATTTTGGGTCCTGTCATGCAGGTTCTGGACAGTGTGGGGTTTGACCTTGGTGGAACCCGGGTCACTCTGCTTGTCTTGGCCAAAGCAGCCTTGCTGTTATTGATTTTCTTTCGCTTGGGAGGGATGGCCTCTATCTTTGTGGAGCGTCGTCTTGAGGGTGTATCGGAGTTGACTCCTTCGACCCGAGTGTTGCTTTCCAAGACGGCACGGATAAGCTTTTATGTCCTGGCCACCCTGCTCGCTCTGAATAGCGTAGGCATTGACCTTACCGCTCTGACCGTTTTTTCCGGGGCCATTGGTGTGGGAGTTGGCTTTGGGTTGCGTAATGTCTTTGCCAATCTGATCAGCGGTCTCATCCTGCTGATGGACAAGTCCATCAAGCCAGGGGACGTTATCGAAATAGGCGGGGTCTATGGCTGGATTACTGAACTGCGGGGACGGTTCGTGTCTGTTGTGACCCGTGACGGCAAGGAATATCTGATTCCCAATGAGGATTTGATCACCAGCCAAGTGGTGAACTGGTCATTCTCGGACAGTAACGTGCGTCTGAAGGTGCCAGTGGGAGTCTCCTACGGGACGGATATCAAGCGGGCTCTGAAACTCATGGAACAGGCCGTTCAGGGATTGCCGCGAGTGTTATTGAGCCCGGCACCTGTGGCCTTGTTTCTGGAGTTTGGCGACAGCTCATTGAATCTGGAACTCAGAGTGTGGATCAAGGATCCTCAAAATGGTGTGGCCAATATAACGAGCGCGATCAATGTGGCCATTCTGGATGTCTTTCGCGCAGAAGGAATTCAGATTCCCTTCCCTCAAAGAGATGTGCACATCATCTCAGAATAA
- a CDS encoding PAS domain-containing protein, translating to MDDSKKTKQQLIEELAELRRQLALKYSSDGVPGDLELRAMLDTLRSPIFIKDAQHRWVYLNKAAGDVVGKPCAEMLGNTDSIAYPPEYVDFLWNKDEYVLNTGKTISYEVTPPGPEARPTA from the coding sequence GTGGACGATTCAAAAAAGACCAAACAACAGTTGATCGAAGAGCTTGCCGAGCTGCGTCGGCAACTCGCCCTGAAATATTCGTCGGATGGGGTTCCGGGTGACTTGGAATTGCGGGCCATGCTCGACACGCTGCGCTCGCCCATCTTCATCAAGGATGCGCAACATCGTTGGGTCTACTTGAACAAGGCTGCCGGGGATGTCGTGGGTAAACCCTGCGCTGAGATGCTCGGAAACACTGATTCTATCGCTTATCCTCCCGAGTATGTGGATTTCCTTTGGAACAAGGATGAATACGTCCTGAATACCGGCAAGACGATCTCCTATGAAGTCACCCCCCCTGGCCCGGAAGCAAGACCCACTGCCTGA
- a CDS encoding PAS domain S-box protein, translating to MQDVTEIKQAQRALRESEGRLRSILNTSRVGVVVSRKDGIVYTNPVMLERSGYTAEEVIGRQVLDFVYPEDRAMVVEMLAQRFDGKVNEVYYSYRLLKKHGDFSWVGVYGSLVDWDGEPASLAFIIDLSEQKQAEAALARSESRLRRVIDLVPHAIYARHEDGRFLMVNRATTELYGCSMEDLAHGRCSGPEGQRVDRSLAQLEKPVFSGATPFQVAELCLEDANGRTRHLEYSAVPFPADVPGRAVLGVCTDVTSREEMRLRLERFNDCLLRFGSEPDENISSLVALCGEMLGGACSLYNRREGRQLIVAGHWNVPADMPLVDDADGHICADVIENAQDSVLLVRNLQDSPYGESDPNVRAYGLQTYVGVPVRTEKEVVGSLCVVYTDDRLLTEEDEWLLSVVSSAVAVEERRMFAQNSLRQSERTLRALSDATSDMMVLLDIEGVVLAANAKAAAVFDLKPQDMVGKRIEALHGSPRQHDRWQRLLQVRQADEAVQFTEQRGGQSLEHRVYPVHDEFGTVVRFAVFTRDITEALLAERKLAESEERFRATFEQAAVGMAHISVEGAWLRVNDKLCDIIGYAREELLGRQFSEFVHPEYLEESLKFRDQMLSGEISSFKQEQRYQKRNGVATWINVTVATIRDENGEPKYFSCVLEDISLRKQIERSLLRRDAVLEAVGLAAEKFLQTSMWTECMQEILSSLGSAAGACRAYMFENVLDEQERLCMSQRFEWCSPGIEPQIDNEVLDKLSYADYGLDTLQKTLEARQPLHGRVCDLPLGDRMILEPQGIKSLVVVPVYAGNDWWGFIGFDDCKVERQWLDAEIEALVAAANIVGSAIARKLTETALRDSERKFRLIADTVQDVFWISTPNRGQVLYVNEAYERQVGPREELYRNPFSFAQAIHPDDRRLVQRTYARPRPEVREIEYRIRRKQGDWIWVRERAFPVMGADGEMEWLAGITIDITERRQAEEEIRRSLKEKELLLQEVHHRVKNNLQIITGLLDMAGRRIEDERAREIMRDTQSKIHGMAMIHLQLYGYERFDSIDIANYARMLTWQLAQMYGAKAIQPEFELEEIHLSLSKAIPCGLVLSEVLSNVFKHAYPMGQAGSLMLSVQRGQNGRVVIQVSDQGQGIPDGELDRELSSVGLKLLKNIVKFQLSGELHIVSDHGTTVTISFDDDEKGESSS from the coding sequence ATGCAGGATGTCACGGAGATCAAACAGGCGCAACGAGCCCTTCGGGAGAGCGAAGGCCGGTTGCGATCCATCCTCAATACTTCTCGCGTGGGTGTTGTGGTGTCTCGCAAAGACGGGATTGTTTACACCAATCCGGTGATGCTGGAGCGGAGCGGATATACGGCAGAGGAGGTGATCGGGCGTCAGGTGCTTGATTTCGTGTATCCCGAAGATCGTGCCATGGTTGTCGAGATGCTTGCCCAGCGTTTCGACGGGAAAGTGAATGAAGTTTACTACAGCTATCGGCTATTGAAGAAGCATGGCGATTTTAGCTGGGTGGGCGTCTATGGCTCGCTGGTGGACTGGGACGGAGAGCCTGCGAGCCTGGCGTTCATCATCGATCTCAGCGAGCAGAAGCAGGCGGAGGCCGCGTTGGCCAGAAGCGAAAGCCGCCTGCGTCGGGTGATCGATCTGGTCCCACATGCCATTTATGCACGCCATGAGGATGGTCGGTTTCTGATGGTCAACCGGGCAACCACCGAACTCTATGGATGCTCCATGGAAGACCTGGCTCATGGACGTTGTTCCGGCCCGGAGGGGCAGCGAGTGGATCGTTCCCTTGCTCAGCTCGAAAAGCCGGTGTTCAGTGGCGCCACACCGTTTCAAGTTGCGGAGTTGTGTCTGGAAGACGCCAATGGCAGGACGCGGCATTTGGAATACTCCGCCGTACCCTTTCCCGCGGACGTGCCGGGGCGTGCCGTGCTGGGTGTTTGTACCGATGTGACCAGCCGCGAGGAAATGCGTCTGCGTCTGGAACGTTTCAATGACTGCCTGCTCCGTTTCGGGAGCGAACCGGATGAGAATATTTCCAGCCTTGTCGCCCTGTGCGGCGAGATGTTGGGCGGTGCCTGTTCCTTGTATAATCGTCGTGAAGGCAGGCAACTGATCGTCGCGGGGCATTGGAATGTACCTGCGGATATGCCCCTCGTGGATGACGCCGATGGACACATCTGTGCGGATGTTATCGAAAACGCCCAGGACAGTGTGTTGCTGGTGCGTAACCTTCAGGATTCCCCCTACGGAGAGAGTGATCCCAATGTCCGGGCCTATGGGTTGCAAACTTATGTAGGCGTTCCTGTTCGTACCGAGAAAGAGGTCGTGGGCAGTCTGTGTGTGGTGTATACCGATGACCGTCTGTTGACTGAAGAGGATGAATGGCTGCTGTCTGTAGTCTCCTCTGCCGTTGCCGTGGAAGAGCGCCGGATGTTTGCCCAGAATTCTCTGCGGCAAAGTGAACGGACTTTACGTGCCTTGTCCGATGCCACCAGTGACATGATGGTGCTTCTGGATATCGAGGGTGTCGTGCTGGCTGCCAACGCCAAGGCTGCGGCCGTGTTTGATCTGAAACCGCAGGATATGGTTGGTAAAAGAATCGAAGCGCTCCATGGCAGTCCTCGGCAGCATGACCGTTGGCAGCGGTTGTTGCAGGTGCGTCAGGCTGATGAAGCTGTGCAATTCACCGAACAGCGCGGGGGGCAGAGCCTGGAGCATCGAGTCTATCCCGTGCATGACGAGTTCGGGACTGTTGTCCGTTTCGCCGTATTTACCAGGGATATCACCGAAGCCCTGCTCGCCGAGCGCAAGCTGGCAGAGAGTGAAGAACGCTTCAGGGCGACATTTGAGCAAGCTGCAGTGGGTATGGCGCATATTTCGGTGGAAGGCGCATGGCTGCGCGTCAACGACAAACTCTGCGATATCATCGGCTATGCGCGGGAGGAACTGCTAGGCAGGCAATTCAGTGAATTTGTGCATCCAGAGTATCTGGAAGAAAGTCTGAAGTTCCGTGATCAGATGCTCAGCGGCGAGATCTCGTCATTCAAGCAGGAACAGCGCTATCAAAAGAGGAATGGAGTGGCGACCTGGATCAACGTGACGGTTGCGACGATTCGGGATGAGAACGGCGAACCCAAGTATTTTTCATGTGTGTTGGAGGATATATCCCTACGCAAGCAGATTGAACGCTCTCTGCTTCGCCGGGATGCGGTACTGGAAGCAGTGGGCCTCGCCGCAGAAAAATTCTTGCAGACCAGCATGTGGACCGAATGCATGCAGGAGATCCTGTCCAGTCTTGGCTCTGCAGCGGGGGCCTGTCGGGCTTATATGTTCGAGAATGTTCTGGATGAGCAGGAACGGCTGTGCATGAGCCAGCGCTTTGAGTGGTGCAGCCCCGGAATCGAACCTCAAATCGATAATGAAGTCCTGGATAAACTCTCTTACGCTGACTATGGCCTGGATACCCTGCAGAAGACACTCGAGGCTCGTCAGCCACTGCATGGGCGGGTGTGTGATCTGCCTTTGGGCGACCGGATGATTCTTGAACCTCAGGGAATCAAATCCTTGGTTGTGGTCCCTGTCTATGCCGGGAACGATTGGTGGGGATTCATCGGATTTGACGACTGCAAGGTCGAACGCCAATGGCTGGATGCGGAGATCGAGGCATTGGTGGCTGCTGCAAACATTGTGGGCAGTGCCATTGCCCGCAAGCTCACGGAGACGGCTCTGCGTGATTCCGAGCGTAAGTTCAGGCTCATTGCAGATACGGTTCAGGATGTGTTCTGGATCAGTACCCCGAATCGTGGACAAGTGTTGTATGTGAATGAGGCCTATGAGCGTCAGGTTGGGCCTCGTGAGGAGTTGTACCGGAATCCTTTCTCCTTCGCGCAGGCCATTCATCCCGATGACAGGCGCCTGGTTCAGCGAACCTACGCCCGGCCCCGCCCTGAAGTTCGCGAGATTGAATATCGCATCAGGCGCAAGCAGGGCGATTGGATTTGGGTCCGCGAGCGGGCTTTCCCGGTCATGGGTGCGGATGGTGAGATGGAATGGTTGGCCGGGATTACCATCGATATCACGGAGCGCCGTCAGGCCGAGGAAGAGATTCGCCGTTCCCTGAAGGAAAAGGAACTATTGCTGCAAGAGGTGCATCACCGGGTCAAGAACAACCTTCAGATCATTACCGGACTACTCGACATGGCGGGGCGTCGTATCGAGGATGAACGGGCCCGCGAGATCATGCGTGATACCCAGTCCAAGATTCACGGTATGGCCATGATCCATTTGCAACTTTACGGGTACGAGCGTTTTGATTCCATCGATATTGCCAATTACGCCCGCATGCTGACGTGGCAATTGGCTCAGATGTATGGAGCCAAAGCCATCCAGCCAGAATTTGAGCTTGAGGAAATTCATCTTTCGCTGAGCAAGGCCATCCCCTGTGGACTGGTGCTCTCGGAGGTCCTGTCGAATGTTTTCAAGCACGCATATCCGATGGGGCAGGCTGGTTCACTGATGTTGAGCGTCCAGAGAGGCCAGAACGGTCGAGTGGTTATTCAGGTTAGCGATCAGGGGCAGGGCATCCCGGATGGCGAGCTGGATAGGGAGCTCAGCTCTGTTGGGCTTAAATTGCTGAAAAATATTGTTAAATTCCAGCTTTCAGGTGAGTTGCACATTGTGTCGGACCATGGCACTACAGTCACCATATCTTTTGATGACGATGAGAAGGGAGAATCCAGTTCATGA